A single genomic interval of Anopheles darlingi chromosome X, idAnoDarlMG_H_01, whole genome shotgun sequence harbors:
- the LOC125952080 gene encoding intraflagellar transport protein 140 homolog, which produces MTLFFDTKVQFLDSEAISTVSSWHPVEPIFAVASYSNERGGSVTIFDDTGIPLRDVTFPVHATSQATVLTWHPERKILLTGWENGEVHAWFDGKRDFATVNGPHKSPIMLLEFSEKGGRVITADAMGVLTGWRFDGQSQFLTMFNHDLRDPLLHITFRRSFQSASSKELTSLARAAVAGDEAALDQLTSWRPRTAVRNLAHASLQDNYCFYACTQTGVLYYINQTGTCTEIVRGDSVPIMQILWHPKQDSIVILMEDITIGHYEVDGNGQITELDRVKLSGKVAGSKSAITWVTGCALAILTGDLSVRIWDIETSDNYVLSMELSVVAGQAVADKQPALAGLAGGSAVIATNAVSQEAFTCVSYCRDTQTLSAGTSQGNLYTWRRSLGGYGRSYAEHPECQWQLANVTTVRGTIKSLTWGTTDTNRPCMMVNCLSDVFILKEQALLSAHTRTLWATQRKSNELLLRHCAGREATLRLESSITHLALNELHLVVTNGRSVGVYRVQQPSTTSGAGGPATTVKFTSAVQRSTAGRVTAGSEGAMGPAALLGTDSENDPGALLISFVGSFAVECVAVYLYEQNIVALGTEQVKVYSLSGVILQEIVFSEHEGKPIGADLNGPFLTVFTLNGYLKLYDVSRHDVKQLQPARCGYDMFENFGEIIAAKTNATGTHVVLTIANEQLHPEGSLHLWCLESNVLKPYEFRSPVAGGTADGTPNKVQSQMRLGSSSSSSNRSRRSSGNGDRSSRRAIACSLPVAFFWDADDPRLLACETKPLVGTRSAGAQAAAQLHVLFVDGQHSELAELEVSPSNRSIAATPVATDGIHQGVEQQLIGLCVPHLVVLQRNSIVRIPLRDFKGLEECDLATRDMVLNFSLNVAQENMDQAFSCIRSLRSDTVWMNLAKLCVQTGRLDVAKVCLGHLRRARSVRALRRALDDASLEQEARVAVLAIELGMVSEAEALYKRCGRYDLLNKLYQASGRYEEALEVAEHFDRVHLRNTYHRYAEWLKENGQTQKAIECYERTSSLLHTVSQLLIDDPVALKQYMQATTDPELLRWWAQYVESSGDMEAAFKIYQRSEDWFAQVRILCFIGQVARADEIARASGDRAACYHLARYYENSGKFAEAIHFYTRAQTYGNAVRICKENDLRDELWTVACGARARDKASAAAYFEEAGEPRRAVELYHRAGMLHKAVEMAFRSQQPEALQVIAAELDASSDPELVARCAKFFLASEQPYRAVQLLANARQLERALEICASHSVPVTETLTELLTPGKHELVGAPAVRSAVLLRLGELLQEQGDYHSATKKFTQAGDKVRAMKSLLKSGDTEKIIFFAGMSRQREVYVMAANYLQALNWQTDAKILKHIVTFYTKGQAYGQLANFYANCAQAEIDEFRDYEKALNALQEASKCLSRAASSTGMGGVTGDAASAQPLALETLQVAMGEVRRMIELQDATERREYANVIRLLKVRLEEQSEQPPAVPPVRIWDLLALLVECLVATGAHSEALHYLRELAHRKPDWYRQELVEKAVLDRLVTETGVNLEQYVVVAKVKRPTTATISSMSDDEEIQEEYE; this is translated from the exons atgACGTTGTTCTTCGACACCAAGGTGCAGTTTCTGGACAGCGAAGCAATCAGCACGGTCAGCTCATGGCATCCGGTGGAGCCGATCTTTGCAGTGGCCTCGTACAGTAACGAGCGCGGTGGCTCGGTTACCATCTTTGACGATACG GGTATTCCTCTCCGCGACGTGACGTTCCCAGTTCATGCCACCTCACAGGCAACCGTGCTGACCTGGCACCCGGAGCGCAAGATTCTGCTGACCGGCTGGGAGAACGGCGAGGTACACGCCTGGTTCGATGGTAAGCGGGATTTTGCGACCGTTAATGGGCCGCACAAGTCGCCGATCATGCTGCTGGAGTTTAGCGAGAAAGGGGGTCGCGTCATCACGGCCGATGCGATGGGCGTACTGACCGGGTGGCGCTTCGACGGGCAGTCGCAGTTCCTAACGATGTTCAACCACGATCTACGTGATCCGCTGCTGCACATCACGTTCCGTCGCTCGTTCCAGAGTGCGAGCAGCAAAGAGCTTACGAGTTTGGCCAG GGCTGCCGTGGCTGGCGATGAAGCAGCGCTGGATCAACTGACCAGTTGGCGACCCCGAACGGCGGTACGCAATTTGGCGCACGCTAGCCTTCAGGACAACTACTGCTTCTACGCCTGCACCCAGACCGGTGTGCTGTACTATATCAATCAGACAGGCACGTGCACGGAGATTGTACGGGGCGATAGCGTCCCCATCATGCAGATCCTGTGGCACCCGAAGCA GGACTCTATTGTGATTCTCATGGAGGACATAACGATCGGGCATTACGAGGTGGACGGGAATGGCCAGATCACGGAGCTCGACCGGGTTAAGCTGTCTGGTAAGGTGGCGGGATCGAAGAGCGCCATCACGTGGGTGACGGGTTGTGCGTTGGCCATCCTCACCGGCGACCTATCGGTGCGCATTTGGGATATCGAAACGAGCGACAACTACGTGCTCTCGATGGAGCTGTCAGTTGTGGCAGGGCAGGCCGTGGCTGACAAACAACCAGCACTGGCAGGCCTTGCCGGTGGTAGCGCTGTCATTGCCACTAACGCAGTCAGCCAGGAGGCGTTTACGTGCGTGTCGTACTGCCGGGATACGCAAACGCTGAGCGCCGGTACTAGCCAGGGCAATCTGTATACGTGGCGTCGATCGCTAGGCGGGTACGGGCGCTCCTATGCCGAACATCCGGAGTGCCAGTGGCAGCTGGCAAACGTGACAACCGTGCGGGGTACGATCAAAAGTCTAACCTGGGGCACCACGGATACGAACCGGCCGTGCATGATGGTGAACTGTCTGTCGGATGTGTTTATACTGAAGGAGCAGGCGCTGCTGTCGGCCCACACCCGCACACTGTGGGCTACGCAACGGAAATCgaatgagctgctgctgcgccattgCGCCGGCCGGGAGGCGACGCTACGGCTTGAAAGCTCCATCACGCACCTAGCCTTGAACGAGCTGCATCTGGTCGTTACCAACGGACGCTCGGTTGGCGTGTATCGCGTACAGCAACCATCGACTACAAGCGGTGCCGGTGGGCCAGCTACCACCGTCAAGTTTACATCCGCCGTGCAGCGGTCTACTGCTGGTCGGGTGACTGCAGGCAGCGAAGGAGCAATGGGACCGGCAGCGTTGCTCGGGACCGACAGCGAGAACGATCCAGGTGCGCTACTGATCTCGTTCGTCGGTAGCTTCGCGGTCGAGTGTGTTGCCGTGTACCTTTACGAGCAGAATATCGTGGCGCTCGGTACTGAGCAGGTCAAGGTATATTCCCTCAGTGGCGTAATCCTACAGGAGATCGTGTTCAGCGAGCATGAAG GCAAACCAATCGGTGCCGATCTGAACGGTCCCTTTTTGACTGTGTTCACACTGAACGGCTACCTCAAGCTATACGATGTATCGCGGCACGACGtgaagcagctgcagccggCGCGCTGCGGGTACGATATGTTCGAGAATTTCGGCGAAATCATCGCAGCCAAGACGAATGCGACAGGGACGCACGTGGTGCTTACCATCGCAAACGAGCAGCTACATCCGGAAGGTTCCCTCCACCTTTGGTGCCTCGAGAGCAACGTGCTCAAGCCGTACGAGTTTCGAtctccggttgccggtggtaCCGCGGATGGTACTCCAAACAAAGTACAATCTCAAATGCGcctcggtagcagcagcagtagcagcaaccgcagcaggcGTAGCAGCGGGAATGGTGACAGGAGTTCGAGGCGCGCGATAGCGTGCTCCCTACCCGTCGCATTCTTCTGGGACGCAGACGATCCCCGGCTGTTGGCTTGCGAGACGAAACCACTGGTGGGTACACGATCGGCTGGAGCTCAAGCGGCTGCCCAGCTCCACGTCCTGTTTGTGGATGGCCAACACTCGGAGCTGGCCGAGCTGGAGGTAAGCCCTAGTAACCGGAGCATTGCTGCTACACCGGTTGCGACGGATGGCATCCACCAAGGGGTGGAGCAACAGCTGATCGGTCTGTGCGTACCGcacctggtggtgctgcaacgCAACAGTATCGTTCGGATTCCGCTGCGTGATTTCAAGGGACTGGAGGAGTGCGATTTAGCCACTCGTGACATGGTGCTGAACTTTAGCCTGAATGTGGCGCAGGAGAACATGGATCAGGCGTTCAGCTGCATACGCTCACTGCGCTCCGATACGGTCTGGATGAACCTGGCCAAACTGTGCGTCCAGACGGGCCGGTTGGATGTGGCGAAGGTGTGCCTGGGGCATCTGCGGCGGGCACGGTCGGTGCGGGCGCTGCGCCGTGCCTTGGACGATGCCTCTCTCGAGCAGGAAGCGCGGGTGGCggtgctcgcgatcgagctcgGAATGGTGAGCGAGGCGGAGGCACTGTACAAACGGTGCGGTCGGTACGATCTGCTCAACAAACTGTACCAAGCGTCGGGCCGGTACGAGGAGGCACTGGAGGTGGCGGAACATTTCGATCGGGTGCACCTGCGCAACACGTACCACCGCTACGCCGAGTGGCTGAAGGAGAACGGCCAGACGCAGAAGGCGATCGAATGCTACGAGCGTACCAGCAGTCTCCTGCACACCGTCAGCCAGCTGCTGATTGACGATCCGGTCGCGCTGAAACAGTACATGCAGGCGACGACCGATCCGGAGCTGCTGCGCTGGTGGGCCCAGTACGTCGAGAGCAGCGGCGACATGGAGGCTGCGTTCAAGATCTACCAGCGGTCGGAGGACTGGTTCGCCCAGGTGCGCATTCTCTGCTTCATTGGGCAGGTGGCCCGTGCCGACGAGATAGCGCGGGCAAGCGGTGACCGGGCCGCGTGTTACCATCTGGCGCGCTACTACGAGAACAGCGGGAAGTTCGCCGAAGCGATCCACTTCTATACGCGGGCCCAAACCTACGGTAACGCGGTGCGCATCTGCAAGGAGAATGACCTACGGGACGAGCTGTGGACGGTGGCGTGTGGGGCGAGGGCACGCGACAAGGCGTCCGCGGCAGCGTACTTCGAGGAAGCAGGCGAACCCCGCCGGGCGGTCGAGCTGTACCATCGAGCGGGCATGCTGCACAAGGCGGTCGAGATGGCGTTCCGGTCGCAGCAACCGGAGGCCCTGCAGGTGATAGCGGCCGAGCTGGATGCCAGCTCGGACCCGGAGCTAGTGGCCCGCTGTGCCAAGTTTTTTCTGGCGAGCGAGCAACCGTACCGAGCGGTACAGTTACTGGCCAACGCACGGCAGCTCGAACGCGCCCTGGAGATCTGCGCTAGCCACAGCGTCCCGGTGACCGAGACGCTGACCGAGCTACTGACGCCGGGCAAGCATGAGCTAGTGGGTGCGCCGGCCGTCCGGtcggcggtgctgctgcggctgggcGAGCTGCTGCAGGAGCAGGGCGACTACCATTCGGCGACGAAAAAGTTCACCCAGGCCGGTGACAAGGTGCGGGCGATGAAGAGTTTGCTCAAGTCCGGTGACACGGAGAAGATCATCTTCTTCGCCGGTATGTCGCGGCAGCGCGAGGTCTACGTCATGGCGGCCAACTACCTGCAAGCGCTGAACTGGCAGACCGACGCCAAGATCCTGAAACACATCGTGACGTTCTACACCAAGGGCCAGGCGTACGGGCAGCTCGCCAACTTCTACGCCAACTGTGCCCAGGCGGAAATCGACGAGTTCCGGGACTACGAGAAGGCACTCAACGCCCTGCAGGAGGCGTCCAAGTGTTTGTCGCGGGCAGCGAGCAGCACGGGGATGGGCGGAGTCACTGGAGATGCTGCATCCGCCCAGCCGCTCGCACTCGAGACGCTCCAGGTAGCGATGGGTGAGGTGCGGCGCATGATCGAACTGCAGGATGCTACCGAGCGGCGCGAGTACGCCAACGTGATCCGGCTGCTGAAGGTGCGGCTGGAGGAACAGTCGGAGCAACCACCGGCCGTACCGCCGGTCCGTATCTGGGATCTGCTGGCCCTCCTGGTCGAGTGTTTGGTCGCAACGGGTGCCCATTCCGAGGCGCTACACTATCTGCGCGAGCTGGCGCATCGCAAACCCGACTGGTACCGGCAGGAGCTGGTCGAGAAGGCGGTACTCGACCGGCTGGTCACCGAGACGGGCGTCAACCTCGAGCAgtacgtggtggtggcgaaggtaAAACGACCGACCACGGCCACCATCTCCAGCAtgagcgacgacgaggagataCAGGAGGAGTACGAGTAG